In Nitrospirota bacterium, one DNA window encodes the following:
- the grpE gene encoding nucleotide exchange factor GrpE has translation MEKREISGMEKREIKDLEIKEEHPVEEKKEGPEEVVPVEQPPEERVKELEAELTESRERYLRLYAEFENYKKRVQKDKEEMLKYGTEPLLQDLLTVLDNLEMAIQHAEKEVSAESLIQGVELTLKEFRKVLNKYGISEIEAVGKPFDPAYHHAMSQVERSDLEDKTVVEEYRKGYMLKDRTIRPALVAVSKKTKPEDE, from the coding sequence ATGGAAAAAAGAGAGATATCAGGAATGGAAAAAAGAGAGATAAAGGATCTGGAAATAAAGGAAGAACACCCTGTAGAGGAGAAAAAAGAGGGGCCTGAAGAGGTGGTGCCGGTTGAGCAGCCGCCTGAAGAGAGGGTAAAGGAGCTGGAGGCTGAGTTGACTGAAAGCAGGGAGAGATACCTCAGACTTTACGCAGAATTTGAGAACTATAAAAAGAGAGTTCAGAAGGATAAGGAAGAAATGCTAAAATACGGCACTGAGCCACTCCTTCAGGATCTGCTGACAGTGCTTGACAACCTTGAGATGGCCATACAGCATGCTGAAAAGGAAGTTTCTGCAGAAAGTCTCATTCAGGGTGTTGAGCTGACGCTAAAGGAGTTCAGAAAGGTATTGAACAAGTATGGTATTAGCGAGATAGAGGCAGTTGGAAAGCCTTTTGATCCGGCTTATCATCATGCGATGAGCCAGGTAGAGAGAAGCGATCTTGAGGACAAGACTGTAGTCGAAGAGTATAGGAAAGGCTATATGCTGAAGGACAGGACTATAAGACCGGCTCTGGTAGCAGTCTCCAAGAAGACCAAACCCGAGGATGAGTAA
- the hrcA gene encoding heat-inducible transcriptional repressor HrcA: MLDERSIKVLWAVIHSYINNPDPVGSRYVTRKYAFDFSPATIRNIMADLEELGFLSQPHTSAGRVPTDKGYRFYVENLMDENVCCHKGLIDSLTRRLEDLREDIYTLLDETTRTLSIHSHYLGIAVSPGPDGSTLRRIELISYSDDRIAVILFTNEGIIKHKILKNNFSFSRNDLNKIARYLNREFSGYTIKEIRQRLLEEMVRDKELCDTLILQALSLCGDVMSCYGANVFISGLTEILELPEFSDIEKIKEISRTIEDKHAVIKLIDSLANAEGVQVVIGAENTVKEMKTLSIITSTYKEGDKPAGVVGIIGPTRMDYSSAISLVDVTARFLTEILDEGGQEWKKERYQEWKKER; this comes from the coding sequence ATGCTTGACGAGAGGAGCATAAAAGTTCTCTGGGCTGTTATACATAGTTATATAAACAACCCTGATCCTGTTGGTTCAAGGTATGTAACCAGGAAGTATGCATTTGATTTTTCTCCTGCCACAATCAGAAATATAATGGCAGACCTTGAGGAACTGGGGTTCCTGAGCCAGCCACATACATCAGCGGGCAGGGTACCTACAGACAAGGGTTACAGATTCTATGTAGAGAATCTTATGGATGAAAATGTCTGTTGCCACAAGGGCCTCATTGACTCATTGACCAGGAGGCTGGAAGACTTACGGGAAGATATTTATACTCTGCTGGACGAGACAACAAGGACCCTCTCGATCCACTCCCACTACCTTGGCATTGCAGTCTCTCCAGGGCCGGACGGCAGCACCCTGAGGCGCATTGAACTTATTTCTTACAGTGATGACAGAATAGCTGTAATTTTATTTACCAATGAAGGTATAATTAAACATAAGATTCTTAAAAATAACTTTTCTTTTTCACGGAATGACCTGAACAAGATTGCCCGTTATCTCAATAGAGAGTTTTCGGGATATACTATAAAAGAGATACGGCAGCGTCTCCTTGAAGAGATGGTAAGGGACAAGGAGCTATGCGATACACTTATATTGCAGGCCCTCAGCCTTTGCGGAGATGTGATGTCCTGTTATGGGGCCAATGTCTTTATCTCGGGTCTCACCGAGATATTGGAGCTGCCCGAGTTTTCCGACATAGAGAAGATAAAGGAGATATCAAGGACGATAGAAGATAAACATGCAGTTATAAAACTGATAGACAGTCTTGCCAATGCGGAGGGGGTTCAGGTTGTAATCGGTGCGGAAAACACAGTTAAAGAGATGAAGACCTTGAGCATCATTACATCAACATATAAAGAGGGGGATAAGCCTGCTGGAGTCGTTGGGATAATAGGGCCTACAAGGATGGATTACTCTTCCGCCATATCACTTGTGGATGTAACTGCAAGATTCCTAACGGAAATTTTAGATGAAGGAGGTCAGGAATGGAAAAAAGAGAGATATCAGGAATGGAAAAAAGAGAGATAA